A stretch of Bradyrhizobium diazoefficiens DNA encodes these proteins:
- a CDS encoding TetR family transcriptional regulator, whose product MARYDKGHSDTTRRHILDVASAQFRESGIAAVGLAGIMSEAGLTNGAFYTHFASKEDLVREVLRDALIRREARHKANLENGVALETTIRDYLSTRHRDHAGTGCPTAALVAEIARHPKATRDAFTEKVSDIITLMAEQIRQGSAEERRRKAITVYATMVGALQLARAVNDKQLSDEILEHAVEAAIALANDR is encoded by the coding sequence ATGGCGCGCTACGACAAGGGACACAGCGACACGACTCGCCGGCACATTCTCGATGTCGCCTCGGCGCAGTTCCGCGAGAGCGGCATTGCCGCAGTCGGCCTCGCCGGCATCATGTCGGAGGCGGGCCTCACCAACGGCGCCTTCTACACGCACTTCGCTTCCAAGGAGGACCTGGTGCGGGAGGTGCTGAGGGATGCGCTCATCCGGCGCGAGGCGCGGCACAAGGCCAATTTGGAAAACGGCGTCGCGCTGGAGACCACGATCCGCGATTACCTCTCGACGCGACACCGCGACCACGCCGGAACGGGCTGCCCGACCGCCGCGCTGGTCGCCGAGATCGCGCGGCACCCGAAGGCGACGCGTGACGCTTTTACCGAGAAGGTCTCCGACATCATCACGCTGATGGCGGAGCAGATCCGGCAGGGCTCCGCGGAAGAGCGGCGGCGTAAGGCGATCACGGTCTACGCGACCATGGTCGGCGCGCTGCAATTGGCGCGCGCGGTGAACGACAAGCAATTGTCCGACGAGATCCTGGAGCATGCGGTGGAGGCGGCGATCGCTCTTGCGAACGACCGCTGA
- a CDS encoding CMD domain protein — protein sequence MSTPDIIDMLAGIKPGSALDAIRARRLQARENAQKSYLSLFEPIDAGDFSLLERAAVAAFVTGLHGESPVAAFYREKLAANADGARLVEAIAAEIARGETSGPYGSFPAGPLSVENAAGLIYRMSAEGKSVLGTRLAAALEHAHLLVFRPRDAASADMKALLAAGWSNTGIVTLSQLVAFLSFQARVVSGLRALAAVNA from the coding sequence ATGAGTACGCCTGACATCATCGACATGCTTGCCGGGATCAAGCCGGGATCGGCCCTCGACGCCATTCGCGCGCGGCGTCTGCAGGCGCGTGAGAATGCGCAGAAGAGCTATCTCTCGCTGTTCGAGCCGATCGACGCCGGCGACTTCTCGTTGCTTGAGCGAGCCGCGGTCGCGGCCTTCGTGACCGGGCTGCACGGCGAGTCCCCCGTTGCCGCCTTCTATCGCGAGAAGCTTGCGGCGAACGCGGATGGCGCGCGCCTGGTCGAGGCGATCGCCGCAGAGATCGCGCGGGGCGAGACCTCCGGTCCCTATGGCTCCTTTCCGGCCGGTCCGCTATCGGTCGAGAACGCGGCGGGCTTGATTTACCGCATGAGTGCGGAGGGCAAGTCGGTCCTCGGCACCAGGCTTGCAGCGGCGCTCGAGCATGCGCACCTCCTGGTGTTCCGGCCGCGCGATGCGGCATCTGCCGATATGAAGGCGCTGCTCGCCGCCGGCTGGTCGAACACCGGCATCGTCACCTTGTCCCAGCTCGTCGCGTTCCTGTCGTTTCAGGCGCGGGTCGTCAGCGGCCTGCGCGCGCTCGCGGCAGTGAACGCATAA
- a CDS encoding putative FMN-dependent luciferase-like monooxygenase produces MKRFANLKRLGFFTRLLDEAPPAERYRFAAEQIVRAEEAGLDSAWIAQHHFHEREGGLPSPFTFLGYVAAQTSRIRLGTGIVTLPLENAVRVAEDAAVLDLLCNGRFELGVGTGGNPSAFAAFGLDGTQRNEIFARNLEVVRKALTGKQLDGGDTLYPQRPQLDKRIWQATFSVTGGARAGKAGDGLLLSRTQPRAKDAPNTTLAEIQNPIIDAYLAALPPGAEPRIMASRSVFVADDHREAMRLADIGLRRALPQFMKSGHLPPGETLEEMIAAFDTHVGAADEVIASLRTDATLERVTDLVFQVHSVDAPHPYVLRSIELVADKVAPALGWTRTAPEVALAG; encoded by the coding sequence ATGAAACGCTTTGCAAACCTGAAACGCCTGGGATTTTTCACGCGGCTGCTCGACGAGGCGCCGCCGGCGGAGCGATATCGCTTCGCCGCCGAGCAGATCGTGCGCGCCGAGGAGGCGGGTCTCGATTCCGCGTGGATCGCGCAACACCATTTTCACGAGCGCGAGGGCGGGCTGCCGTCGCCCTTCACCTTCCTAGGTTACGTCGCCGCGCAGACCTCGCGCATCCGTCTCGGCACCGGCATCGTCACCTTGCCGCTGGAGAACGCGGTACGGGTGGCGGAGGACGCCGCGGTGCTCGATCTGCTGTGCAACGGCCGCTTCGAGCTCGGCGTGGGCACGGGCGGCAACCCGTCCGCCTTTGCCGCCTTTGGCCTCGACGGCACCCAGCGCAACGAGATCTTTGCGCGCAATCTGGAGGTCGTCCGCAAGGCGCTGACCGGCAAACAACTCGATGGCGGCGACACGCTCTACCCGCAGCGGCCGCAACTGGACAAGCGCATCTGGCAGGCGACGTTCTCCGTGACGGGCGGCGCGCGCGCCGGCAAGGCCGGCGACGGCCTGTTGCTGTCGCGCACCCAGCCGCGGGCCAAGGACGCGCCAAACACCACGCTCGCCGAGATCCAGAACCCGATCATCGACGCCTATCTCGCAGCGCTGCCGCCGGGCGCCGAACCGCGCATCATGGCATCGCGCAGCGTGTTCGTCGCCGACGATCATCGCGAGGCGATGCGGCTCGCCGATATCGGGCTGCGACGCGCATTGCCGCAGTTCATGAAGAGCGGCCACCTGCCGCCGGGCGAGACACTGGAAGAGATGATCGCGGCGTTCGACACCCATGTCGGTGCCGCCGACGAGGTGATCGCGTCGCTGCGCACCGACGCGACGCTGGAGCGGGTGACCGATCTGGTCTTCCAGGTCCATTCGGTCGATGCGCCGCACCCTTACGTCCTGCGCTCGATCGAGCTGGTGGCGGACAAGGTTGCGCCGGCGCTGGGATGGACCAGGACGGCGCCCGAAGTCGCCTTGGCGGGCTAG
- a CDS encoding MATE family efflux transporter, with the protein MSVEDAAAPALSPTPIAARAASPLRHAATSAPSAAEQRRAALLTAPILPTLLKLAAPTVTVLVAQTAVNIAEAYYVGYLGTDALAGAALVFPIFMLMTMMSNGGFGSGVASSVARAIGAGRRDDADAALFHAIVLAIIAGGLFTLGTILGGPALFRTLGGRDGALNAAITYSSYLFAGAIPVWIVNLQAAALRGSGNVKVPALVTLIGAIVTIPVSPLLIFGFGPVPSLGIGGAGIAFGLYYGAAMLFLLRYMSTGAAGLTLRIVPLRANIFGDMLKVGIPTAFNAVLTNLTVILVTGAVGLFGTSALAGYGIASRLDYVMIPLLFGISTATLTMVGVNMGAGQAARAQRIGWLSGAAGMIMTGAIGLLVAIFSTAWLNLFSHDAEVVNEGMTYLHIVAPAYAALGFGFVASFAVQGTGRALGPLAGSFARILIAAGGGWIAVASFGTGMAGLATMVTVSMVAYAAICMGIMLSPSTWRAEPRA; encoded by the coding sequence ATGTCAGTCGAGGATGCCGCCGCGCCGGCTCTGTCCCCCACGCCAATCGCGGCCCGCGCCGCGTCACCCCTCCGCCATGCGGCGACATCCGCTCCGAGCGCCGCCGAGCAGCGGCGCGCCGCGCTATTGACCGCGCCGATCCTGCCGACCCTGCTCAAGCTCGCCGCGCCGACGGTGACGGTCCTGGTGGCGCAGACCGCAGTCAACATCGCGGAGGCCTATTATGTCGGCTATCTCGGCACCGATGCCTTGGCCGGCGCCGCGCTGGTGTTTCCGATCTTCATGCTGATGACGATGATGTCGAATGGCGGGTTCGGCTCCGGCGTCGCCTCGTCGGTTGCACGTGCGATCGGTGCAGGCCGTCGCGACGATGCAGATGCGGCGCTGTTTCACGCCATCGTGCTCGCCATCATCGCCGGCGGGCTGTTCACGCTGGGTACGATCCTCGGGGGACCTGCGCTGTTTCGCACGCTCGGCGGCCGCGATGGGGCGCTCAACGCCGCGATTACCTATTCCAGCTATCTCTTCGCGGGTGCTATTCCCGTCTGGATCGTCAATCTCCAGGCGGCGGCGCTGCGCGGCTCGGGCAACGTCAAGGTGCCGGCGCTGGTGACGCTGATCGGCGCGATCGTGACCATCCCGGTCTCGCCGCTGCTGATCTTCGGCTTTGGTCCGGTGCCGAGCCTCGGCATCGGCGGCGCCGGCATCGCCTTCGGCCTTTATTACGGCGCGGCGATGCTGTTTCTGCTGCGCTATATGTCCACGGGCGCGGCCGGCCTGACCCTGCGCATCGTGCCGCTACGTGCAAACATCTTCGGTGACATGCTGAAGGTTGGCATTCCCACCGCGTTCAACGCCGTGCTGACCAACCTCACCGTCATCCTCGTCACCGGCGCGGTCGGCCTGTTCGGGACCTCGGCGCTTGCCGGCTACGGCATCGCCTCGCGGCTCGACTACGTCATGATCCCGCTGCTGTTCGGCATCAGCACCGCGACGCTGACCATGGTCGGCGTCAACATGGGCGCAGGCCAGGCCGCACGGGCGCAGAGGATCGGCTGGCTCAGCGGCGCCGCCGGCATGATCATGACCGGCGCGATCGGCCTCCTGGTCGCGATCTTCTCGACCGCCTGGCTCAATCTCTTCAGCCACGACGCCGAGGTCGTGAACGAAGGCATGACGTACCTGCACATCGTGGCGCCAGCCTATGCGGCGCTCGGCTTCGGCTTCGTCGCGTCCTTCGCTGTCCAGGGCACAGGCCGTGCACTGGGTCCATTGGCCGGCTCGTTCGCGCGCATCCTGATCGCGGCCGGCGGCGGCTGGATCGCCGTGGCAAGCTTCGGCACGGGAATGGCCGGGCTCGCCACCATGGTCACGGTGTCGATGGTCGCCTATGCTGCGATCTGCATGGGGATCATGCTGTCACCGTCGACCTGGCGTGCGGAGCCGCGCGCTTAG
- a CDS encoding DUF1330 domain-containing protein, producing MSAYWCARVHVTDPETYGKYAALAGPAVEKHGGVFLARGGKQVILEGGQYERSIVARFPDLDSAVKCYNSPEYGEALKYTIGTSERHMVAVEGLD from the coding sequence ATGTCTGCCTATTGGTGCGCACGCGTTCACGTGACCGATCCCGAGACCTACGGGAAGTACGCGGCTCTCGCCGGCCCCGCTGTCGAGAAGCATGGCGGCGTATTTCTCGCGCGCGGTGGCAAGCAGGTGATCCTCGAGGGCGGCCAATACGAACGCAGCATCGTCGCGCGCTTCCCGGACCTGGATTCCGCGGTGAAATGCTACAACTCGCCCGAATATGGCGAGGCGCTCAAATACACCATTGGCACGTCCGAGCGCCACATGGTGGCGGTCGAGGGACTTGACTAG
- a CDS encoding alkylhydroperoxidase domain protein, which yields MSAAVNPPVAFTQDELGWVSWIEPLPEAELTERHFAGLVDRARAKSEYFRLLVRDPEVLEARTRTDKDIFYNVADGLPRAERELAAAATSRYNGCIYCASVHARFASTYSKRREDVQRLLDEGTGADLGGRWNAVVKASVALAATPIAFGPDNIEALRSAGLDDAEIVDVINGASFFNWANRLMLSLGEPSK from the coding sequence ATGAGCGCCGCCGTCAATCCGCCCGTCGCCTTCACCCAGGATGAGCTCGGCTGGGTCTCCTGGATCGAGCCGCTGCCCGAGGCCGAGCTCACCGAGCGGCATTTCGCCGGCCTCGTCGATCGCGCCCGCGCCAAGTCGGAATATTTCCGCCTGCTGGTGCGCGATCCCGAGGTGCTGGAAGCCCGCACCAGGACCGACAAGGACATCTTCTACAACGTCGCCGACGGCTTGCCGCGCGCCGAGCGCGAGCTCGCCGCGGCTGCGACCTCGCGCTACAACGGTTGCATCTATTGCGCCTCGGTGCATGCGCGCTTCGCCAGCACCTATTCCAAGCGTCGTGAGGACGTGCAGCGCCTGCTTGATGAGGGCACCGGTGCCGATCTCGGCGGACGCTGGAACGCCGTGGTCAAGGCCTCGGTGGCGCTGGCGGCGACGCCGATCGCGTTCGGCCCTGACAATATCGAGGCGCTGCGCAGTGCCGGCCTCGACGATGCCGAGATCGTCGACGTCATCAACGGCGCCTCGTTCTTCAACTGGGCGAACCGGCTGATGCTGTCGCTGGGCGAGCCCTCGAAATAG
- a CDS encoding ABC transporter substrate-binding protein produces the protein MSNINRRTLVKGSLAAAIAGTALSRAAFADTAEPILLGVSGPLTGPNAQYGTQWKQGFDLALDEILAAGGINGRKLAYSFEDSQSDPRQSVAIAQKFVSDPRIVLELGDFSSPASMAASPIYQRAGLVQFGFTNSHPDFTKGGDFMWSTSVSQADEQPLLAAYAVKKLGLKKLAVLHLNTDWGRTSRDYFVNAAKEYGAEIAVTEGYIAEERDFRSTLVRVRDANPDGLVLISYYSDGALIARQARQVGLKQVICAASSVYSPKFLELGGDAVEDVHVGTRYFPEDPRPEVQKFITGFKKKYNGLEPDAFNTYAYDAMNMAAAVVKIGGTDRRAIRDAFAKVKDVPSVIFGRATFDVATRRVKGAMNAELVVRKGHFALWDGKPT, from the coding sequence ATGAGCAACATCAATCGCCGAACCTTGGTCAAGGGCTCGCTGGCCGCCGCAATTGCGGGAACAGCACTCTCGCGTGCTGCCTTTGCCGACACCGCCGAGCCGATCCTGCTCGGCGTCAGCGGTCCCCTGACCGGGCCGAACGCACAATATGGCACGCAATGGAAGCAGGGCTTTGATCTCGCGCTCGACGAGATACTGGCCGCCGGCGGCATCAACGGCCGCAAGCTCGCTTACAGTTTCGAGGACAGCCAGAGCGACCCGCGGCAATCGGTCGCGATTGCGCAGAAATTCGTCTCGGATCCCCGCATCGTCCTGGAGCTTGGTGATTTCTCGAGCCCCGCATCGATGGCGGCCTCGCCGATCTATCAGCGGGCCGGTCTCGTGCAGTTCGGCTTCACCAATTCGCACCCCGACTTCACCAAGGGCGGCGACTTCATGTGGAGTACCTCGGTCAGCCAGGCCGACGAGCAGCCGCTGCTGGCGGCCTATGCCGTGAAGAAGCTTGGCCTGAAGAAGCTCGCGGTGCTGCACCTCAACACCGATTGGGGCCGCACCAGCCGCGACTATTTCGTCAATGCTGCCAAGGAGTATGGCGCGGAGATCGCCGTCACCGAAGGCTACATCGCCGAGGAGCGCGACTTCCGCTCCACGCTGGTGCGCGTCCGCGACGCCAATCCGGATGGACTGGTCCTGATCTCCTACTATTCCGATGGTGCGCTGATCGCGCGCCAGGCGCGCCAGGTCGGACTGAAGCAGGTGATCTGCGCCGCCAGCTCGGTCTACTCGCCGAAATTTTTGGAGCTCGGCGGCGACGCCGTCGAGGACGTCCACGTTGGCACGCGCTATTTCCCGGAAGATCCGCGGCCCGAGGTGCAGAAATTCATCACGGGCTTCAAGAAAAAATACAACGGGCTGGAGCCCGACGCCTTCAACACCTACGCTTACGACGCCATGAACATGGCGGCCGCCGTGGTGAAGATCGGCGGCACCGACCGGCGTGCCATCCGCGATGCCTTCGCCAAGGTGAAGGACGTCCCGAGCGTCATCTTCGGTCGTGCGACGTTTGACGTCGCGACCCGCCGCGTCAAGGGCGCCATGAACGCCGAGCTCGTCGTGCGCAAGGGGCATTTCGCGCTTTGGGACGGCAAGCCGACCTGA